The Nisaea sp. DNA segment GAACAGAAAATCACTGCACCGCCGAGCCAGACCCAAACGGTCGGCTCTTCGCCAAACAGCAGATATCCCACCACCGCAATAAGCGGCAGCTTGATGAATTCGAGCGGCTGCAGCTGGGTGATTTCGGCCAGACCGCAGGCCCGGGTCCAGCAAACGTGACCGGCTGTCCCGGCACCCGCCAGACAGAACAGCCAGAGCCAGGTCATCGGATCGGGCCAGGTCCAGACGAACAATGCCGGGACCAGTGAAAGCGGGCTCTGCAGCAACACCATCCAGAGCACGATCGCTTCCGGCCGTTCCGTTGCCGTCAGCTTCTTCACGACCAGCGCCGTGATCGCGATCCCGAATGCGTTGCCAAGCGCAAGCAGCGCACCGATCGACATCGCCTCCATACCGGGCCGCAACACCAGCAGCATGCCGACAAAACCGGCGGCAAGGGCGGCGACGCGGCGGGCCCTGATCACCTCGCCAAGCACCAGAACGGCGCCGATGGTGGCAAACAATGGCGCCGTGAATCCGAGCGCCGTCGCCTCGGCAAGCGGGATCATGGTGATCGCGGCAAACCCCGCCGCCATAGCCACCAGATTGATGACCGCACGCAAACTGTAAAGACTGTATTTGTCCGTTTTCAGCGCGGAAAAGCCGTACCCCATGATCCAGGGAGCCATCAGCACAACGGCGAGAAAATTGCGAAAGAACACGACCTCGAGAACGTGCAGATTCTCCGACGCAAGCCGGATGAAAATTCCCATCGAGGTGAAGAAAACCATCGCGGTGCTCATCAGCAGCGTCGCCTTGACCGGTACCGGCAATCTTGTGAAGGCGGCGAACATGAACATATCAAAGGAGCCTGAGGGCGAAGGGGATCCGGAGACTATCCCGCCCGGGACGTCCTGACCAGCAAGCCGAATTTCATCCATCACGGTTCGGTTTCATGATCTGGATCAAAGATATGGAAAACATCCTGTGTTCCTGTGACCTCAGGCGATCTTGCGATCAATACTGACTGCCAGGAGGCAAAAAATGTCCCACGTCCCCCACGAGCTCGCGGATGAATTTCCGGATGCGGCCGAGAAGATCCATGAGCTGAAGCTCAACAACGCCCATTTTGCCAAAATCGCGGACGCATATCATGAAGTGAACCGCGAAATTCACCGGATCGAAGCGGAAATCGAGACCACATCCGATGCCTATGCCGAGGAGATGAAGAAGAAGCGGCTGGCCCTCAAGGATGAGATTGCGGGTTTCCTGACCGCTTGAGTTTTTCAGCTATCGATGAGATCGCTCTCGAGCAGATCCAGCGCCTGCAGATGGGCCCGGATCTCGCCGAGGGCGGTCCCGGCTTCTTGCTCGAACGTCTCTTGAGCAGCGGCGATTGACGGCCCGGAGCCGCCATCCTCACGCAGAGATTTCTCCAGGTCGCCGGCGGCCGCACTGAGAGCTGAGAGACCAAGGTTTCCGGCGACCCCCTTCACCTGATGCGCCAGCCTCTCTGCCGCGATATTGTCGCCTGCTGAAAGGTGAGTCCGCAGCATCTCGGCCGATCCTGTGTTCTGCCGGCAGAACTCGTTGAACAGCTTCGCCGCGATATCCGGCGCGCCAAGCAACTGCACCATCTTGTCGAAAGGCGCGAATACGCGCGTGGGCTCTTCGGGCTGCGGCTTCGTGGCCGACGATAGCGCTATGGCAGCCCTCTCTACTCTGGCGGCAGATAGAGCCTCATAGAGTTTTTCTTCCGAGATCGGCTTGGCGACGTGGCCGTTCATACCCGCGGCCAGACATCTCTCGACCTCGGATGTCATCGCGTGTGCCGTCGCAGCGATAATCGGCAGGTCCACAAACCGACCATCACTGCGGATCTGCCGGGTTGCCTCAATGCCATCCATCACGGGCATCTGGATATCCATCAGCACTGCATCGAAGCGGTCGGGGTCTGACCCCGTCACCGCCTGCACTGCGGCTTCACCGTTCCAGACAAGTTCGACTTCGGCGCCTATTCCGCGCAACACGGCTTCGACAACCTGCTGGTTGATCTGGTTATCCTCGGCAACGAGGATTCGCATCCCCCGAAGGTGCACGGTCGCTGCATCGGCAAGTTCACGATCCACATCCGATGGCTCCTGGTTTTTCCAGAATGCAGTCAGAAGCTGCACCATACGGTGGTGTGAAAGCGGCTTCGTGAGAACGGCGCTAGCGCCGGCCTCCCGCGCATCCTCACCTAGAGTTTCGGTATTCGCTCCAGTGACCAGTACAATTCTGGGCGCGTCATCATCATCGACGGTCGCCAGGATATCTCTCGTAGCCTGGACACCATCCCCATCGGGCATCATCCAGTCCATGAAGATGACATTGAACGGCGCCCCTGCGCTGCGGGCCGCGGCAACCGCCGCGATCGCCTCGGCAGCAGAACCCGCTTCCGCAACCTCCAGCGCCAGAGGCCGGAGCATACCGGACATAACCAGTCGGGCTGTCGGATTGTCATCCACGACAAGAATGCGCCAGGCTTCAAAACGTTCGGCATCCAGCCCGCCTACACGCTGCGAAAGCATCGAGACATCGAACGGCAAGACCACGTGGAACATACTGCCTTTGCCCGGTGTGCTTTCAGCCCAGATCCGGCCGCCCATCCGGGTGGCCAGATCCAGGCAAATAGAAAGT contains these protein-coding regions:
- a CDS encoding DMT family transporter — translated: MFAAFTRLPVPVKATLLMSTAMVFFTSMGIFIRLASENLHVLEVVFFRNFLAVVLMAPWIMGYGFSALKTDKYSLYSLRAVINLVAMAAGFAAITMIPLAEATALGFTAPLFATIGAVLVLGEVIRARRVAALAAGFVGMLLVLRPGMEAMSIGALLALGNAFGIAITALVVKKLTATERPEAIVLWMVLLQSPLSLVPALFVWTWPDPMTWLWLFCLAGAGTAGHVCWTRACGLAEITQLQPLEFIKLPLIAVVGYLLFGEEPTVWVWLGGAVIFCSTAYISHREALLARRSARKKGG
- a CDS encoding YdcH family protein, producing MSHVPHELADEFPDAAEKIHELKLNNAHFAKIADAYHEVNREIHRIEAEIETTSDAYAEEMKKKRLALKDEIAGFLTA